One segment of Triticum aestivum cultivar Chinese Spring chromosome 2A, IWGSC CS RefSeq v2.1, whole genome shotgun sequence DNA contains the following:
- the LOC123186106 gene encoding myricetin 3-O-rhamnoside 1,2-glucosyltransferase UGT709G2-like has product MDSAPTLSVHVLVFPWPRQGLINPMLHLATALLDAGVHVTFLHTEHNLSRIARAPPPRLRLLSIPDGLPDDHPRHYMELMESMCTTGSAAYRALLLSSLLSADDVPPVTCVVADGTMPFATDIADELGIPALAFCTFSACSSLAFMSMPKVFELGENPFPADDPVCGVLGMEGILRRRDLPRGPGLCSTEQAGGGDPMILKIGEGVAHSCKARALIINTSASMERPALAHIASRTRDVFAVGPLHASSRSAASASLWREDDGCMAWLDGHGDRSVVYVSLGSIAVISYEQFTEFLSGLAATGYAFLLVLRPGMVQMASSALLREAVAVAQAGKANIVEWAPQLDVLRHRAVGCFLTHAGWNSTLECAVEGVPMVCWPFFLDQQMNSRLVGAVWRTGLDMKDVCDRAVVEKMVREAMVSGEIKAAAQAMAEQLSLDIADGGSSSSELGRLVRFIRELSIKSGPEPRIT; this is encoded by the coding sequence ATGGACTCTGCGCCTACGCTGTCGGTGCACGTCCTTGTGTTCCCTTGGCCACGGCAGGGACTCATCAACCCCATGCTCCACCTCGCCACGGCCCTCCTTGACGCCGGCGTCCACGTCACCTTCCTCCACACCGAGCACAACCTCTCCAGGATTGCCAGGGCGCCTCCGCCGCGCCTACGTTTGCTGTCTATCCCCGATGGCCTCCCCGACGACCACCCACGCCACTACATGGAGCTGATGGAGTCCATGTGCACGACCGGCAGCGCCGCGTACCGTGCCCTGCTCTTGTCATCGCTTCTGTCCGCCGACGATGTGCCGCCGGTGACATGCGTTGTCGCCGATGGCACCATGCCGTTCGCCACCGACATCGCCGACGAACTCGGCATCCCGGCGCTTGCCTTCTGCACATTCAGCGCGTGCAGCTCCCTGGCGTTCATGTCCATGCCTAAGGTCTTCGAGCTCGGCGAGAACCCCTTCCCTGCGGACGACCCAGTGTGTGGCGTTTTGGGGATGGAGGGCATTCTCCGGCGACGAGATCTTCCTCGTGGTCCTGGACTCTGTTCCACTGAGCAAGCAGGCGGCGGAGATCCCATGATACTCAAGATTGGCGAGGGCGTCGCTCATAGCTGCAAGGCACGTGCGCTGATAATCAACACCTCCGCGTCCATGGAGCGGCCAGCGCTCGCCCACATCGCGTCGCGCACACGCGACGTCTTCGCGGTAGGTCCACTCCATGCCAGCTCGAGGTCCGCGGCAAGCGCGAGCCTGTGGCGGGAGGACGACGGGTGCATGGCGTGGTTAGACGGCCACGGCGACCGGTCCGTCGTATACGTGAGCCTGGGGAGCATCGCCGTGATCTCGTACGAGCAGTTCACCGAGTTCCTCTCCGGCCTCGCAGCCACCGGGTACGCCTTCCTCTTGGTGCTTCGGCCGGGCATGGTCCAGATGGCTAGCTCAGCGCTACTTCGAGAAGCCGTCGCGGTGGCGCAAGCCGGCAAGGCCAATATAGTGGAGTGGGCTCCTCAGCTGGACGTGCTGCGGCACAGAGCGGTGGGCTGCTTCCTGACACACGCCGGTTGGAACTCCACGCTGGAATGCGCCGTCGAGGGCGTGCCGATGGTGTGCTGGCCCTTCTTCCTCGACCAACAGATGAACAGCCGTCTCGTGGGCGCCGTGTGGAGGACGGGGCTGGACATGAAGGACGTGTGCGACAGGGCTGTCGTCGAGAAGATGGTGAGGGAGGCCATGGTGTCCGGCGAGATCAAGGCAGCGGCCCAAGCCATGGCGGAGCAGTTGAGCCTGGACATCGCCGACGGGGGCTCATCGTCATCCGAGTTAGGGCGGCTCGTCCGCTTCATCAGAGAGCTCAGCATCAAGTCTGGTCCAGAGCCAAGAATTACTTAA